In Candidatus Bathyarchaeota archaeon, a single window of DNA contains:
- a CDS encoding tRNA pseudouridine(13) synthase TruD: MSSDRFFLGGKIRAKPTDFIVEEVWENRICDINYPFLNNFRTSLNARIHKNRTYLHFTLVKSNWDTIRALNYIGRRIFCSLKRFGISGMKDKWALTSQRVSLWKEKMDTLAHLKLPDMFLKDFEYRDDRITLGNSSGNQFTITIRNIPKDDEVILRTLGSFEKEVKTKGLPNFFGPQRLGGDNAEVGRAIKNDDLKGAVEIILRKIQPFIKDGQFQNIPKTFWYEKRVLQHLTAYPNDFAGALRKIPKRILRLYTHAYQSKNFNDMLATAIKNNKVPKSIIIPGFNVSKMPNLSTLHIERKSHLLTKDFKVLRIENGIVKLKFTLGSGEYASTLLSHLVVSDR; this comes from the coding sequence TTGTCCTCAGATAGATTTTTTTTAGGTGGAAAAATAAGAGCAAAACCAACTGACTTCATTGTTGAAGAAGTATGGGAGAATCGTATATGCGACATAAATTATCCATTTTTGAATAATTTTAGAACTTCATTAAATGCCAGAATTCATAAGAATCGTACATATCTGCATTTTACACTAGTAAAAAGCAATTGGGATACAATTCGAGCTTTGAATTATATTGGAAGAAGAATTTTCTGTTCACTGAAACGTTTTGGAATTTCAGGTATGAAAGACAAGTGGGCACTTACTTCTCAAAGAGTCTCTCTATGGAAGGAAAAAATGGATACATTAGCGCATCTTAAGCTTCCAGATATGTTTCTCAAAGATTTTGAGTATAGAGATGATAGAATAACGTTGGGCAACTCTTCTGGAAATCAATTTACAATAACTATTCGAAATATTCCTAAAGATGATGAAGTGATCCTTCGAACATTAGGAAGTTTTGAAAAAGAAGTAAAAACAAAAGGATTGCCAAACTTTTTTGGCCCTCAAAGATTGGGAGGGGATAATGCAGAAGTTGGAAGGGCAATTAAGAATGATGACCTTAAAGGTGCTGTTGAAATAATACTAAGAAAAATTCAACCCTTTATTAAAGATGGTCAATTTCAAAATATACCGAAAACATTCTGGTATGAGAAACGAGTGTTACAACACTTAACCGCATATCCTAATGATTTTGCTGGAGCTTTAAGGAAAATACCGAAGCGAATCTTAAGGCTTTATACACATGCGTATCAATCGAAAAATTTCAATGATATGCTTGCTACAGCTATTAAGAATAACAAAGTTCCGAAAAGCATAATCATTCCTGGATTTAATGTCTCAAAGATGCCAAATTTAAGTACTTTACACATTGAGCGAAAAAGCCATCTCTTAACTAAAGATTTCAAAGTATTAAGAATTGAAAATGGTATCGTAAAATTGAAATTCACATTGGGAAGTGGAGAATACGCTTCAACTCTGCTTTCTCATCTAGTAGTAAGTGATCGATAA
- a CDS encoding alcohol dehydrogenase catalytic domain-containing protein — protein sequence MKAILLDKPSKIEQNPLRYDKCEDPVPNDEEVLIKVQACGVCRSNLNVIEGVYSKLGIPSKSPIIPGHEVVGTIEEIGSNVANLAIGDKVGMQPLYSACGTCEYCLSGQEILCPSRLIVGETVDGGYAEYIKGNANFVYKIPDNLKDQEAAPLFCPGITAYRAVKKADLAMSKKVVIFGIGGVGHVAVQFAKLTGANVIAVSRNKKNLDLASKVGADIVLSQDENLVSEMKKLGYADSAIVFAPSQEAIDRAQRVTRPGGTIVLGVTGDINNLVFFFEKTIKGTAIGTRLDTREVLKIASEDKIKIITKAYPLEDASNVLLKLKNGEIEGRAVLVP from the coding sequence ATGAAAGCTATTCTGCTCGATAAACCTAGTAAAATAGAACAAAATCCCCTAAGATACGATAAGTGTGAGGATCCAGTTCCAAACGATGAAGAAGTGTTAATTAAAGTTCAAGCTTGTGGAGTTTGTAGATCGAATCTGAATGTTATTGAGGGTGTTTATAGCAAACTTGGGATCCCCTCAAAGTCCCCAATTATTCCAGGCCATGAGGTTGTTGGAACAATTGAAGAGATCGGATCAAATGTTGCTAACTTGGCTATAGGTGATAAAGTAGGAATGCAACCGCTATATTCTGCATGCGGTACTTGTGAATACTGTCTAAGCGGTCAAGAAATTCTTTGTCCTTCAAGATTGATTGTTGGAGAGACTGTGGATGGAGGGTATGCTGAATATATAAAGGGTAATGCTAATTTTGTCTATAAAATACCTGATAATCTTAAAGATCAAGAAGCTGCACCACTATTTTGCCCTGGAATAACTGCGTATAGGGCTGTAAAAAAAGCAGATCTAGCGATGAGTAAGAAAGTTGTAATATTTGGTATAGGAGGAGTTGGACATGTTGCAGTTCAGTTTGCTAAATTGACTGGTGCAAATGTTATCGCTGTGAGCAGAAATAAGAAAAATTTAGATCTGGCTTCAAAAGTTGGGGCTGATATTGTTCTTTCTCAAGATGAAAATCTCGTTTCTGAAATGAAGAAACTTGGTTATGCTGATTCTGCAATAGTTTTTGCTCCATCTCAAGAGGCGATAGATCGAGCGCAAAGAGTTACAAGACCTGGTGGAACTATTGTTCTTGGAGTAACTGGCGATATTAATAATCTTGTGTTCTTTTTTGAAAAGACTATAAAAGGTACTGCCATAGGGACTAGACTAGATACCCGAGAAGTCCTAAAGATCGCTTCCGAAGATAAGATCAAGATTATTACAAAAGCATATCCTTTAGAAGATGCAAGTAATGTCCTCCTTAAACTCAAAAATGGGGAGATCGAGGGGAGAGCTGTATTAGTTCCTTAA
- a CDS encoding DUF1700 domain-containing protein: MSQIGSAQAYTAQPYLPQPYMARPYNSGIGKLIIAVIGIVLSVVGIVLWVYFHLIQDEFWYGIIALIIFLSGATICFVLAGILHMRQGRGYYGAPAYYAPQQMYPNPQAGAYPGTAAPYDVAAVPAQQPTSFNQYTCPTCNRSLKYINTYQKWLCENCNRWF; the protein is encoded by the coding sequence TTGAGTCAAATAGGTAGCGCTCAGGCTTATACCGCCCAACCTTATTTACCACAGCCATATATGGCAAGGCCTTACAACTCTGGAATAGGAAAGTTGATAATTGCTGTTATAGGAATCGTATTATCTGTAGTAGGCATTGTTCTATGGGTGTATTTCCATCTAATCCAAGATGAATTCTGGTATGGCATAATTGCCCTTATAATTTTCCTTAGTGGTGCAACAATCTGTTTTGTTCTTGCAGGAATTTTACATATGAGGCAGGGACGGGGCTATTATGGCGCTCCAGCTTATTATGCACCCCAACAAATGTATCCTAATCCTCAAGCAGGCGCGTATCCAGGAACCGCTGCACCTTATGATGTGGCAGCTGTGCCAGCTCAACAGCCAACATCATTTAACCAGTATACATGCCCAACGTGCAACAGATCGCTAAAGTACATAAATACATATCAGAAATGGTTATGCGAGAACTGCAATCGATGGTTCTAA
- a CDS encoding isocitrate/isopropylmalate family dehydrogenase translates to MGSKTYEICEIQGDGIGPEIMNAAKIVIGAIGEAYNINVKYRAAPAGDAVKKETGSAVPEESIKIFQECDAGIKGPVGESVRDLFLAFRKRFGLYVNIRPAISYPNICPPALRPDINLVVIRENSEGIYRAMENEVIPGVWTVTGVYTQETCERIARFSFNYAMRRLKNGIGKGIVACAHKANIIRKSHGMFSKAFEDISSEYPEIRFENYYADALTAHLVRRPHEFDTIVSTNLLADLLSDLAGQIAGGLGMTAGTNMNPEKKIGLFEPTHGSAPDIAGTGKANPIGMIRSISLMFEFLAEAYRDNSCLKASIAIEKAIEKMLSSTQLPMELSGKLNCTQVGEHIAEYIKNKI, encoded by the coding sequence ATGGGAAGTAAAACTTATGAGATCTGCGAGATACAGGGTGACGGGATCGGCCCAGAAATTATGAATGCTGCAAAAATAGTCATTGGTGCTATTGGAGAAGCTTATAATATTAATGTCAAATATAGAGCTGCACCCGCTGGTGATGCGGTTAAAAAAGAAACAGGGTCGGCAGTTCCAGAAGAATCGATTAAGATCTTTCAAGAATGCGATGCAGGTATAAAAGGACCTGTAGGTGAAAGTGTAAGAGATCTTTTTTTAGCTTTCAGAAAAAGATTCGGACTTTATGTAAATATTAGACCGGCGATATCCTATCCTAACATTTGCCCACCAGCTCTGAGACCAGATATAAACCTAGTTGTGATAAGGGAGAATTCAGAGGGAATATATAGGGCTATGGAGAACGAGGTCATTCCTGGGGTATGGACAGTAACCGGAGTATACACACAAGAAACCTGTGAACGCATAGCCCGTTTCTCATTTAATTATGCAATGAGGAGATTGAAAAATGGGATCGGAAAAGGCATAGTTGCTTGTGCACATAAAGCAAATATTATTCGAAAAAGTCACGGAATGTTCTCCAAAGCTTTTGAAGACATTTCATCTGAATATCCTGAAATTAGATTTGAGAATTATTATGCGGACGCTCTTACTGCCCATCTCGTAAGAAGGCCCCATGAATTCGATACTATTGTTTCAACAAATCTTTTGGCCGATCTTCTTAGCGATTTAGCAGGACAAATAGCTGGGGGACTAGGTATGACCGCTGGAACAAATATGAATCCTGAGAAAAAAATAGGTTTATTTGAACCCACTCATGGTTCTGCTCCAGATATAGCGGGAACTGGGAAAGCCAATCCAATAGGGATGATTAGAAGCATCTCTCTCATGTTTGAATTTTTGGCAGAGGCTTACCGCGATAATAGTTGCTTAAAGGCATCGATCGCAATAGAGAAGGCTATAGAGAAGATGCTATCGAGTACACAATTGCCTATGGAGCTTAGTGGGAAATTGAATTGCACTCAAGTTGGAGAACATATAGCTGAGTATATTAAAAATAAAATATAA
- a CDS encoding enoyl-CoA hydratase-related protein produces MDDSVVKFEKKGNVALLTLNRPDRLNAINEPLIDAILERFKEIESDGDIGAAVIEGAGKTFSSGHDLKEILKTNALERRALFTKSIRVYEDIAKMSKPVIAAVHHYATAAGCGLAAACDLIVASEDALFQTPGVNIGLFCLTPMIPLQRSIGRKKALEMLITGEPISAVEAEKLGLINKLVPNGKHVEAAIDLAQKISDKSRIAYTIGKPAFYMMGDMEYIKALHYAKDLISLAITAEDAKEGMNAILEKRPPVWKNR; encoded by the coding sequence TTGGATGATAGTGTAGTTAAATTTGAGAAGAAGGGTAATGTTGCATTATTGACTTTAAACCGCCCAGATAGATTAAACGCTATTAATGAACCATTAATAGATGCCATTCTTGAAAGATTCAAAGAAATCGAGAGTGATGGCGACATAGGTGCTGCTGTAATTGAAGGTGCAGGAAAAACCTTCAGCAGTGGACATGATTTAAAAGAAATCTTAAAGACAAATGCGCTTGAAAGGAGGGCATTATTTACAAAATCAATCAGAGTATACGAAGATATAGCGAAAATGAGTAAACCTGTTATCGCAGCGGTCCATCACTATGCAACTGCTGCAGGTTGTGGATTGGCAGCAGCTTGTGATTTGATAGTCGCTTCAGAGGATGCCTTATTCCAGACTCCAGGTGTAAATATTGGATTATTCTGTTTGACACCGATGATACCTTTGCAAAGATCAATTGGAAGAAAAAAGGCACTAGAGATGCTTATAACAGGAGAGCCGATAAGCGCAGTTGAGGCGGAGAAATTAGGATTAATAAATAAATTAGTACCGAATGGAAAACATGTTGAAGCTGCTATTGACCTTGCACAGAAAATATCCGATAAAAGCAGGATTGCATATACAATAGGTAAGCCTGCCTTTTACATGATGGGAGATATGGAGTATATTAAAGCACTGCATTATGCAAAAGATTTAATCTCACTGGCAATAACTGCTGAGGACGCGAAAGAGGGAATGAATGCTATCTTGGAAAAAAGACCTCCGGTATGGAAAAATCGATAA
- the thsB gene encoding thermosome subunit beta, protein MSQSEVISANVGGQPVLILKEGTQRNTGKEAQKNNIMAAKIVSESVRSSLGPKGMDKMLVDSFGDVTVTNDGATILKEIDVQHPAAKMMVEVSKAQDDEVGDGTTTAVVLAGELLSKAEDLIDKEIHPTVIVDGYRKASEKTLELLKDISTKVDPDDKNVLKKVAIVSQISKLLADHADFIADLTVGAVLHVAEKTPEGYKADIEDIKVEKKAGESLTDTRLIKGIVLDKEVVHTGMPKRLENPKIALLNCPLEVEKTEFDAKINIQNPDQMKAFLDEEENLLKDMVEKLSSSGVNLVVCQKGIDDMAQHYLAKKGIAAVRRASEKDLEKLARATGTRIVTNVDDLSSKDLGTAGLFEERKIGDDKMTFIEECKSPRAVTILIRGATERIINEAERSIHDALCVVRDVVRDPRIVIGGGAIEVELSVNLDEWAEKESGREQLAIKAFAESLEAIPTVLAENAGLDPIDIMVNLRAAHEKGEKWAGIDLFEGKIKDLYKEGVYEPAVVKEQIVKSAGEAANMILKIDDVIASSKTREGPMPPGGGPPGGMGGEDLE, encoded by the coding sequence ATGTCTCAATCAGAAGTAATATCTGCTAATGTTGGTGGTCAACCCGTTCTAATACTAAAGGAGGGTACGCAAAGAAATACGGGCAAGGAAGCTCAGAAGAATAATATCATGGCAGCGAAAATTGTATCCGAGTCGGTAAGATCTTCTCTTGGCCCAAAAGGCATGGATAAAATGCTTGTAGACAGCTTCGGTGATGTTACAGTAACTAATGACGGGGCAACAATTCTAAAAGAAATAGATGTGCAACATCCAGCTGCAAAGATGATGGTAGAAGTATCAAAGGCTCAAGATGATGAGGTTGGTGATGGAACTACAACGGCTGTAGTTCTTGCAGGTGAACTGCTCAGCAAAGCAGAGGATCTCATTGATAAGGAAATCCACCCAACGGTCATTGTCGATGGCTACCGCAAAGCATCAGAAAAAACACTGGAGTTGTTAAAAGACATAAGTACAAAAGTTGATCCTGATGATAAGAATGTTCTAAAGAAAGTGGCCATTGTTTCTCAAATAAGTAAACTATTAGCCGACCATGCTGACTTCATAGCAGATCTAACAGTAGGAGCTGTATTACATGTAGCTGAAAAAACTCCAGAAGGATATAAGGCAGATATTGAGGATATCAAGGTAGAGAAAAAAGCTGGGGAATCACTTACTGATACAAGATTGATTAAGGGAATTGTTTTGGACAAAGAAGTTGTCCATACAGGCATGCCAAAGAGATTGGAAAATCCCAAGATCGCTCTACTTAATTGTCCATTAGAAGTTGAAAAAACTGAGTTCGATGCAAAGATAAATATTCAAAATCCTGATCAGATGAAGGCATTTCTAGATGAGGAAGAAAATCTACTCAAAGACATGGTTGAAAAATTATCTTCAAGTGGGGTCAATCTAGTAGTCTGTCAAAAAGGCATTGACGATATGGCACAACATTACTTAGCAAAGAAAGGAATAGCTGCTGTGAGAAGAGCTAGTGAGAAAGATCTGGAGAAACTGGCTAGAGCTACTGGTACCAGAATAGTCACTAATGTTGATGATCTTAGCTCAAAGGATTTAGGAACAGCAGGACTATTCGAAGAGCGAAAGATCGGAGATGATAAGATGACATTCATAGAGGAGTGCAAGAGTCCTAGGGCAGTTACTATACTAATTCGTGGTGCAACTGAGAGGATAATAAACGAGGCTGAAAGGTCGATACACGATGCATTATGTGTAGTCAGGGATGTTGTAAGGGACCCAAGAATCGTAATCGGTGGAGGGGCTATCGAGGTCGAATTATCTGTCAATCTTGATGAGTGGGCTGAAAAAGAGTCAGGAAGAGAACAGCTTGCAATAAAGGCTTTCGCTGAATCCTTGGAAGCTATTCCCACTGTTTTAGCAGAGAACGCAGGTTTGGATCCAATAGACATAATGGTCAACCTAAGAGCTGCACATGAGAAAGGCGAAAAATGGGCAGGAATCGATTTGTTTGAGGGAAAAATCAAGGATCTTTACAAAGAAGGTGTATATGAACCAGCCGTTGTGAAAGAACAGATTGTCAAATCAGCTGGCGAAGCTGCAAATATGATCCTAAAGATTGATGATGTCATCGCATCCTCCAAGACTAGAGAAGGCCCAATGCCCCCTGGTGGAGGACCTCCAGGTGGAATGGGTGGAGAAGACCTAGAGTAG
- a CDS encoding trehalase family glycosidase has protein sequence MKNLDENLISRAKSILENNWRGSFTVPSPTLYPHQWSWDSAFIAIGYSHYALDYAKSELNSILQGQWDNGLLPHIIFNPKAKGYFPDSKYWRTNEHSPTGTLTSGITQPPVHAIAALKYFDHSHDKKTIQNWFPKLKKFHQYLLENRDPEHSGFVSIYHPWESGFDNSPRWDEALGRIKPKDLPEYKRSDLSHVGSAEERPTKKDYDRYIYLTEILKKFNYDDKEIYKEIPFKIKDVVFNTILYVANKALFEISKILGKNSNEILEWIGLQEDNFLNQFCPDPKDGLFYDYDVIANQFVLKRTVAALIPIYSGLFEDAIIENTVEWLEHSHFCGNISGERFCKYPVIPSTSLDSPHFAHITYWRGPIWINANWMLYQGLRKYNYKEKADRLREAILKLVMENGFYEYFDPHDGSGHGSKNFSWTASLIIDLLHKCDYTN, from the coding sequence ATGAAAAACTTAGATGAAAATCTTATCTCAAGGGCAAAGTCCATTTTAGAAAATAATTGGAGAGGAAGTTTTACAGTCCCTTCGCCAACCCTATACCCTCACCAATGGAGCTGGGATTCTGCTTTTATAGCTATAGGTTATTCTCACTATGCATTAGATTACGCTAAGAGTGAATTGAATAGCATTTTACAGGGTCAATGGGATAATGGCTTACTCCCTCATATAATTTTCAATCCCAAAGCCAAAGGATATTTCCCTGATTCTAAATATTGGAGGACAAACGAACACTCTCCAACCGGAACTCTTACTTCAGGAATAACGCAACCCCCTGTTCATGCAATAGCCGCTTTGAAATACTTCGATCATAGCCATGATAAAAAGACCATACAAAATTGGTTCCCAAAATTGAAAAAATTCCATCAATATCTCTTAGAAAACCGCGATCCTGAGCATTCTGGATTTGTATCGATTTACCATCCATGGGAATCAGGGTTTGATAACTCGCCAAGATGGGATGAAGCTCTTGGTCGTATCAAACCGAAAGACCTTCCTGAATATAAGCGAAGCGATTTAAGTCACGTGGGAAGTGCAGAGGAGAGGCCAACAAAGAAAGATTATGATAGATATATTTACTTAACTGAAATTCTGAAAAAATTCAATTATGATGATAAGGAAATTTATAAAGAAATTCCTTTTAAGATAAAAGATGTTGTCTTCAACACGATCCTCTATGTTGCAAACAAAGCGTTATTTGAAATTTCAAAAATTTTAGGGAAAAACAGTAATGAAATCTTAGAATGGATAGGACTCCAAGAGGATAATTTTCTTAATCAGTTTTGCCCTGATCCAAAAGATGGCCTTTTCTATGATTATGATGTGATAGCAAATCAATTCGTTTTAAAAAGAACAGTTGCTGCTTTAATTCCAATTTATTCAGGTTTATTTGAAGATGCTATCATTGAAAATACAGTTGAGTGGCTAGAGCACTCCCATTTCTGTGGTAATATTTCTGGAGAGAGATTTTGCAAGTATCCAGTTATCCCAAGTACAAGTCTTGATTCTCCACATTTTGCTCATATAACTTATTGGCGAGGACCAATATGGATAAATGCTAATTGGATGCTCTATCAAGGATTACGTAAATACAACTACAAGGAAAAAGCTGATCGTTTAAGGGAAGCCATATTAAAGCTGGTCATGGAGAATGGTTTCTATGAATATTTTGATCCACATGATGGGTCAGGTCATGGATCTAAAAATTTCTCATGGACCGCATCCTTGATTATTGATCTGCTCCATAAATGTGATTACACTAACTAG
- a CDS encoding FAD-dependent oxidoreductase, whose product MARNKIVIIGGVATGPKAAARARRIDPDADITIIDKGELFSYAGCGMPFYIEGLIEDVNELMCTPLGVVRDESFFKNTKNVKVLGKTEAIKINRNAKKITVKNLKTDEIQDIEYDKLILATGAYPVTPPIEGIDLARVYQLNNLKDARAIRETLEKGANEIVIIGAGLIGFETCGAFVSRGCKVTIVEILDQILPGLLDSTMAALLTNYLKDKGVEVLVSEKVTKIEGDEQGYVKKVITDKNEINADMIIVAVGVRPEAKLAKEAGVKLGDMGGILVNEYLQTNDPNIYAGGDCVENLNLITGINSYVPMGSTANKHGRVIGDNITGGKTTFPGITGTVVFKILDYNIGKTGLNEKQAIDLGYEPITCIRPSPDCAHYHPSTKPFIIKLIVDHKTGKILGGQGLGAGEVVKRIDTLATAIKFGATVKDLVDIDLGYAPPYSTSIDAIAHAANIIRNKIEGLAKGISPIELKEKIERNDDFILLDVRTKKEIEKRTFKDKRVNWIPLGSLQDKLNQLPKGKEIIIYCQSSLRAYEAQRIIEGKGFKDVKFLDGGLLAWPYDL is encoded by the coding sequence TTGGCAAGAAACAAGATTGTCATAATTGGAGGTGTTGCTACAGGACCGAAAGCTGCAGCTAGAGCTAGAAGGATAGATCCTGATGCGGATATTACAATAATCGATAAGGGAGAGCTATTTTCTTATGCAGGTTGTGGAATGCCGTTTTATATCGAGGGACTTATTGAAGATGTAAACGAATTGATGTGTACTCCTCTTGGAGTTGTTAGAGATGAATCCTTTTTTAAAAATACTAAGAATGTGAAAGTACTTGGAAAGACAGAAGCTATAAAAATTAATAGAAATGCTAAAAAAATTACTGTTAAAAATTTGAAAACAGATGAGATTCAAGATATTGAATATGATAAATTAATATTAGCCACAGGAGCTTATCCAGTAACTCCTCCAATCGAAGGTATAGATCTAGCAAGGGTTTATCAACTTAATAATCTAAAAGACGCTCGGGCCATAAGGGAAACTCTTGAAAAAGGAGCAAATGAAATTGTAATAATCGGAGCAGGCTTGATTGGTTTTGAAACTTGTGGAGCCTTTGTCTCTAGAGGCTGTAAAGTTACAATAGTAGAGATCTTAGATCAGATCTTGCCTGGTTTGCTGGATTCTACTATGGCTGCGTTATTGACAAATTATCTGAAGGATAAGGGAGTAGAGGTATTGGTCTCTGAAAAAGTTACTAAAATTGAAGGTGACGAACAGGGCTATGTTAAGAAGGTCATAACTGATAAAAATGAAATCAATGCGGATATGATCATAGTTGCAGTTGGAGTTAGACCAGAAGCCAAATTAGCAAAAGAGGCTGGAGTGAAGCTTGGAGATATGGGGGGCATATTAGTAAACGAATATCTTCAAACCAACGATCCAAATATCTATGCTGGTGGCGATTGTGTGGAAAATCTGAACCTCATTACAGGTATTAATTCTTATGTTCCGATGGGTTCTACTGCTAATAAACATGGTAGAGTGATCGGAGACAATATTACGGGTGGCAAAACAACTTTTCCAGGGATAACAGGAACCGTTGTTTTTAAAATCTTAGATTATAATATCGGCAAGACTGGACTTAATGAGAAACAGGCCATTGACCTTGGATATGAACCGATTACCTGCATAAGACCGTCTCCAGACTGTGCACATTATCATCCTAGCACTAAACCATTCATAATTAAACTGATAGTTGATCACAAGACTGGAAAAATTCTTGGTGGTCAAGGATTAGGTGCTGGTGAAGTAGTTAAACGTATAGATACCCTCGCTACAGCGATTAAATTCGGGGCTACGGTAAAAGATCTTGTTGATATAGATCTGGGATATGCTCCTCCTTATTCAACATCAATTGACGCAATTGCTCATGCAGCTAATATCATAAGAAATAAAATCGAGGGTTTAGCTAAAGGAATTTCACCAATTGAGCTAAAAGAGAAAATTGAACGAAATGATGATTTCATTTTATTAGATGTAAGAACTAAAAAAGAGATTGAAAAAAGGACATTTAAAGATAAGAGGGTCAATTGGATTCCTTTGGGATCGCTTCAAGATAAATTAAACCAACTGCCAAAAGGAAAGGAGATAATTATTTACTGCCAATCTAGTCTACGGGCATATGAAGCGCAACGGATCATTGAAGGTAAAGGTTTTAAGGATGTCAAATTCTTAGATGGCGGACTTCTGGCATGGCCATATGATCTGTGA
- the thsB gene encoding thermosome subunit beta, whose translation MAYLAGQPIIVLKEGTSRSSGKDAKRSNIMAAKVIGEVVKSTLGPRGMDKMLVDSLGDVTVTNDGATILDDIDVQHPAAKMMVEVAKTQDDEVGDGTTTAVVIASELLKRAEELLDDKIHPTIIVSGYKKAGEKAMEVLNSIAVPVDLKDRNILKKVAITSMHSKGVGAAREHFAEISIDAVNQIVEKVGEINSADLDNIQIIKKEGKSLLDTELVKGMIIDKEVVHTGMPKSLENPKITLLDCALEIEKTEFSAEIRINDPNQMKAFLDEETQMMKSMVDKIKASGANVVLCQKGIDDTVQHFLAKEGIMAIRRIKKSDMEKLARATGAKIITNVDDLTSKDLGTSGTIEEKRLGDDKMVFIEGCKDPKSVAILIRAGLERLVDEAERALNDSLSVLAAVARDPRIVAGGGAVEIEVSKKIKDYASKVGGREQMAIESFAGALETIPRTLAENAGLDPIDIMVNLKAAHEKKDGLWFGVDVFSGNNKDMMKKGVIEPLRVKTQAIKSAVESCSMILRIDDVIAAARAPPGPPGGMPGGMPGGMPGMPEY comes from the coding sequence ATGGCTTATCTTGCAGGTCAACCTATAATAGTATTAAAGGAAGGGACCTCTAGAAGTAGTGGAAAAGACGCTAAGAGATCCAATATCATGGCAGCGAAAGTTATTGGTGAAGTCGTTAAAAGTACACTTGGCCCACGTGGCATGGATAAAATGCTTGTGGACAGTCTTGGAGATGTTACCGTTACCAATGACGGAGCTACAATATTAGATGATATAGATGTACAGCATCCTGCTGCAAAGATGATGGTGGAAGTTGCCAAAACACAAGATGATGAGGTTGGTGATGGAACAACAACAGCTGTTGTAATAGCATCTGAATTATTGAAAAGAGCAGAAGAACTCCTGGACGATAAAATTCACCCGACAATCATTGTAAGTGGTTATAAGAAAGCTGGGGAAAAGGCGATGGAGGTATTGAATTCGATCGCTGTTCCAGTTGATTTAAAAGATAGAAATATTCTCAAAAAGGTAGCTATAACTTCTATGCATAGCAAGGGTGTTGGAGCAGCTCGAGAACATTTTGCAGAAATATCAATAGATGCTGTAAATCAAATAGTAGAAAAAGTTGGAGAAATTAACTCTGCTGATCTGGATAATATTCAGATCATAAAGAAAGAAGGTAAAAGCCTTCTCGATACAGAATTAGTAAAAGGCATGATAATCGACAAAGAAGTAGTTCATACAGGCATGCCAAAGAGTCTTGAGAATCCAAAGATAACCCTATTAGACTGTGCACTGGAGATTGAAAAAACAGAATTCAGTGCAGAGATAAGAATTAACGATCCAAATCAGATGAAGGCATTTCTCGATGAAGAGACACAAATGATGAAGAGCATGGTTGATAAGATAAAAGCCTCTGGAGCAAATGTAGTTTTATGCCAAAAAGGTATAGATGACACAGTCCAACACTTCTTAGCTAAAGAGGGCATAATGGCTATAAGAAGAATAAAGAAATCGGATATGGAGAAGCTCGCTAGAGCTACTGGTGCAAAAATTATAACTAATGTAGATGATTTGACATCAAAGGATCTTGGAACTTCAGGTACCATAGAAGAGAAAAGGCTTGGAGACGATAAGATGGTATTCATAGAAGGGTGCAAAGATCCGAAATCAGTCGCGATACTGATCAGAGCGGGATTGGAAAGGTTAGTAGATGAGGCTGAAAGAGCTTTGAATGATTCGCTATCAGTGCTTGCTGCTGTAGCAAGAGATCCAAGAATTGTGGCTGGCGGAGGAGCCGTTGAGATCGAAGTTTCGAAGAAGATAAAAGACTATGCTTCTAAAGTGGGCGGTAGAGAGCAAATGGCGATTGAATCATTTGCTGGTGCTTTAGAAACTATACCTAGAACTCTTGCAGAGAACGCAGGTTTGGATCCAATAGACATAATGGTCAACCTAAAAGCAGCTCATGAAAAGAAAGATGGCCTGTGGTTTGGCGTAGATGTTTTCAGTGGAAACAACAAAGATATGATGAAGAAGGGAGTTATTGAACCATTAAGAGTAAAGACACAAGCTATAAAGTCAGCTGTCGAATCATGTTCTATGATCTTAAGAATAGATGATGTAATAGCTGCTGCAAGAGCGCCTCCAGGTCCGCCTGGTGGAATGCCTGGTGGAATGCCTGGTGGAATGCCCGGTATGCCCGAATATTAG